From Longimicrobium sp., one genomic window encodes:
- the pyrF gene encoding orotidine-5'-phosphate decarboxylase, with the protein MSQPTPIIALDVPSRREAEALLDQLGPAADFVKVGLQLFTAEGPDVVRAMTDRGCRVFLDLKLHDIPNTVAHAVESAALLGVDLLTLHASGGATMMRAARSAAGESGPKLLAVTVLTSLSDAEVAEAWGRDSLSVAAEVGRLARLAEGAGMDGVVASVRELPTVRAVTGAGFLTLTPGIRLAGDDVGDQTRVATPAEAARLGADYVVLGRSVTTAADPAGALARAVRELNEAVSEGIAG; encoded by the coding sequence GTGAGTCAGCCGACCCCCATCATTGCCCTCGACGTGCCGTCGCGCCGCGAGGCCGAGGCCCTGCTGGACCAGTTGGGTCCCGCGGCGGACTTCGTGAAGGTGGGGCTTCAGCTGTTCACGGCGGAGGGGCCGGACGTCGTTCGCGCGATGACGGACCGCGGATGCCGGGTATTCCTGGACCTGAAGCTGCACGACATCCCGAACACGGTGGCGCACGCCGTGGAGTCTGCCGCGCTCCTGGGTGTTGACCTGCTGACGCTTCACGCCTCCGGCGGCGCGACGATGATGCGCGCCGCGCGGTCCGCCGCTGGCGAGAGCGGTCCCAAGCTGTTGGCTGTCACCGTGCTCACGTCGCTCTCCGATGCCGAAGTGGCAGAGGCGTGGGGGCGGGATTCGCTCTCGGTCGCGGCTGAGGTGGGGCGCCTGGCCCGGCTGGCGGAAGGGGCGGGGATGGATGGCGTGGTCGCCTCCGTCCGCGAGCTGCCGACCGTCCGCGCCGTAACGGGAGCGGGATTCCTGACGCTGACGCCGGGCATCCGCCTGGCCGGTGACGACGTGGGCGACCAGACGCGCGTCGCCACCCCGGCCGAGGCGGCGCGGCTGGGCGCGGATTACGTGGTGCTCGGCCGGTCCGTCACGACCGCGGCGGACCCCGCCGGGGCGCTGGCCCGGGCGGTCCGCGAGCTGAACGAAGCCGTATCGGAAGGGATTGCGGGATAG